One region of Candidatus Cloacimonadaceae bacterium genomic DNA includes:
- a CDS encoding DUF3795 domain-containing protein encodes MNNYMACCGLYCGACSSMIAHEKGCGDESAQKVPIDPDESPCPGCGSPGLEDCEFIVCNKSHGTECCAYCEEFPCEMIIKFNHSEYVHHSVVLSNLKRIQEIGRDAWLTEQKIYWSCKSCGARYHWYQANCESCGAIGNAVFLPSH; translated from the coding sequence ATGAATAACTATATGGCTTGTTGCGGTTTATACTGCGGTGCCTGCAGCAGCATGATCGCTCATGAAAAAGGATGTGGCGACGAATCTGCCCAAAAAGTCCCGATCGATCCCGATGAAAGTCCCTGTCCCGGATGCGGATCACCGGGCTTGGAGGATTGCGAATTCATCGTGTGCAACAAATCCCACGGCACCGAGTGCTGCGCTTATTGCGAAGAGTTTCCCTGCGAAATGATCATCAAATTCAACCATAGCGAATATGTCCACCACTCCGTCGTGCTGAGCAACCTGAAACGCATCCAGGAAATCGGCAGGGATGCCTGGCTGACGGAGCAGAAAATATACTGGAGCTGCAAATCATGTGGAGCCAGATATCATTGGTATCAAGCCAATTGCGAGAGCTGCGGAGCTATTGGAAATGCGGTGTTTTTGCCTTCTCACTAA
- a CDS encoding ECF transporter S component, which yields MLARFSTKDLILIATLAGIGIAIKPIVSPLSKMISTPLMIPGGSIAGGFYMMWLVLAVMMTKKIGTGTLFGFLQALIVLVVGIQGNQGMLSLLSYTLPGIVVDLLYFILRKRDKLGVHLLLCACANITGAMVVAVLLFRHPLPIAVWIGALALASGIVGGYASFGVLKALRETGLTT from the coding sequence ATGTTAGCACGTTTCAGCACCAAGGATCTGATCCTGATCGCCACTCTGGCGGGGATTGGAATCGCGATCAAACCGATCGTTTCGCCGCTTTCGAAGATGATATCCACTCCGTTGATGATTCCCGGAGGTTCTATCGCGGGTGGTTTTTATATGATGTGGCTGGTCTTGGCAGTGATGATGACAAAGAAAATCGGCACCGGGACGCTGTTTGGCTTCCTACAGGCTTTGATCGTACTCGTAGTCGGGATTCAGGGCAATCAGGGAATGCTCTCACTGCTCAGCTACACCCTTCCCGGAATCGTGGTCGATCTGCTCTATTTCATTCTCCGCAAACGAGATAAGCTGGGCGTGCATCTGCTGCTTTGCGCATGTGCAAATATCACGGGAGCGATGGTCGTGGCGGTGCTGCTGTTTCGTCATCCCTTGCCCATTGCAGTGTGGATTGGGGCTTTGGCATTGGCTTCCGGCATCGTCGGCGGATACGCTTCTTTCGGAGTGCTCAAAGCACTAAGGGAAACCGGGTTAACAACATGA
- a CDS encoding FlgD immunoglobulin-like domain containing protein, whose translation MKQLLLLTVALCMLGAIYAEIMPPGIQKTAVEIPQGVRMQVNRDVPEWVFTKPPTSLITNFYDYMIGSYSGLPMRVIPNSAGGGYFISYMGRRQSTGTRRVFYTYLDAQCNVNNNNEITNVQIHEGFSTIAVDPIDGKPLYAWHANGDTDTQLEVQFTSDAFISGIPGLFNEVINLFNNPYNAPPPYLSTDNTYIWPTAVIGPSPIAGKRRVYVVARNSVSHTAAPSENPFFAYADFNGIDIENGGDLNWSYMSIPELDAWNHDAVNWRRPFHAITADNMGNLFYAGYHFATDSENNSIIEEDMDVFMCSNYGQGTWTRVSAFAELPSWNPPEYPGGPGYFTDANDVPYPDSALTWGIANSSHLNAVIDTYGRIHVPALWALQTNESTYYPSMQFVKSFIYDPGTQQFTVREIYPQKHLQDNVNQYFTPWDYEEPWGVVDGYGGTAPNQYPLIITEWPFPHWDATAHTDAMMFHYNNIKLSEPNDYGMMVCVWQSSLRARWYNYYSDPDYSAYANAPEIYISVSPNNGGIWSEPIVLNRVDTPQLAGIKPMWVYPADKVIYTGMQGNQKVGKLGLLFYNDFTWGSFANQPPYHPINDGGETMIMELQIVFPFAQSNEDDGIPAISNMLLQNYPNPFNPETTISFDMPASGNANLSIYNVKGQLVRTLVNETRPFGRNSVVWNGKDKSGNAVSSGIYFYRLSANGRSERKKMMLMK comes from the coding sequence ATGAAACAGCTCTTGTTGTTAACGGTCGCCCTGTGCATGCTGGGCGCAATTTACGCCGAAATAATGCCCCCCGGCATCCAAAAAACAGCAGTCGAAATCCCTCAGGGAGTGCGGATGCAGGTAAATCGCGATGTGCCCGAGTGGGTCTTTACAAAGCCACCCACTTCGCTCATCACAAACTTTTACGATTATATGATCGGAAGCTACAGCGGCTTGCCGATGCGCGTGATCCCAAATTCAGCCGGCGGCGGATACTTTATCAGCTATATGGGAAGACGTCAATCAACCGGTACGCGCCGCGTGTTTTATACCTATCTTGACGCCCAGTGCAACGTCAACAACAACAATGAGATCACCAACGTGCAAATCCACGAGGGATTTTCGACCATCGCGGTGGATCCCATTGACGGCAAACCCTTGTATGCCTGGCATGCCAATGGCGACACGGACACCCAACTGGAGGTTCAATTCACTTCCGACGCCTTCATTTCAGGTATCCCCGGTTTGTTCAACGAAGTCATCAATCTGTTCAATAATCCCTACAACGCCCCGCCGCCCTATCTTTCGACCGACAACACATACATCTGGCCCACTGCGGTCATAGGACCCTCCCCCATCGCGGGAAAAAGGAGGGTGTATGTGGTGGCTCGTAATAGTGTGTCACACACTGCCGCGCCCAGTGAAAATCCCTTTTTCGCGTATGCTGATTTTAACGGAATCGATATCGAAAACGGCGGCGATCTGAACTGGAGCTACATGTCCATCCCTGAACTGGATGCCTGGAATCACGATGCTGTGAACTGGAGACGCCCCTTCCACGCCATCACGGCAGACAATATGGGCAATCTGTTCTATGCCGGATATCACTTCGCTACCGATTCTGAAAACAACAGCATCATCGAAGAGGACATGGACGTCTTCATGTGCTCGAATTATGGACAGGGAACCTGGACGAGAGTGAGTGCTTTTGCTGAGCTGCCATCCTGGAACCCGCCTGAGTATCCTGGGGGACCCGGCTACTTCACCGACGCCAACGATGTGCCCTATCCGGATTCAGCGCTTACCTGGGGGATCGCCAATTCTAGCCACCTCAATGCCGTCATCGACACCTACGGCAGAATTCACGTTCCTGCGCTTTGGGCTTTGCAAACCAATGAGAGCACTTACTATCCCTCAATGCAGTTTGTTAAAAGCTTTATCTACGATCCGGGCACCCAGCAATTCACGGTGCGCGAGATCTATCCGCAAAAGCATCTGCAGGATAACGTCAATCAATACTTCACACCCTGGGACTATGAAGAGCCCTGGGGAGTCGTGGACGGATACGGCGGAACCGCACCCAATCAATATCCCCTGATCATCACCGAATGGCCATTCCCGCACTGGGATGCCACCGCTCACACCGATGCCATGATGTTTCACTACAACAACATCAAGCTCTCCGAACCGAATGATTATGGCATGATGGTTTGCGTGTGGCAGAGTTCCCTGCGCGCCAGATGGTACAACTATTATTCGGACCCGGATTATTCCGCCTATGCAAACGCACCCGAGATCTATATCTCAGTCTCTCCGAACAACGGTGGAATCTGGAGCGAGCCGATCGTGCTCAACAGAGTGGACACTCCCCAATTAGCGGGCATCAAACCCATGTGGGTTTATCCCGCAGACAAGGTGATCTATACCGGAATGCAGGGAAACCAGAAGGTCGGAAAGCTTGGATTGCTATTCTATAATGACTTCACTTGGGGATCGTTTGCAAACCAACCACCCTATCACCCCATCAACGATGGCGGCGAAACCATGATCATGGAACTGCAGATCGTCTTCCCGTTTGCACAAAGCAACGAAGATGACGGCATTCCCGCAATCAGCAATATGCTGCTGCAAAACTATCCCAACCCCTTCAATCCCGAAACCACCATCAGCTTTGACATGCCCGCAAGCGGCAATGCCAACCTCTCCATCTACAACGTGAAAGGACAACTGGTGAGAACCCTCGTCAACGAAACCCGTCCCTTCGGCAGAAACAGCGTCGTCTGGAACGGCAAAGACAAGAGCGGAAACGCCGTGAGCAGCGGAATCTATTTCTATCGCCTCAGCGCCAACGGCAGATCTGAACGCAAGAAAATGATGCTGATGAAATAG
- a CDS encoding cytidine/deoxycytidylate deaminase family protein, with amino-acid sequence MEERPSWQHYFMEMAILASKRSTCLRRHVGAVLVRNNQILSTGYNGSPKGISHCAEVGCLRTLRNVPSGEKHELCRGVHAEQNALIQSGLNGSSTKGAELYCTNQPCSICARLIINAEIRTVYVADTYPDALAEQLFAEAGVELILFKIKTGDMTRLV; translated from the coding sequence ATGGAAGAACGACCGTCCTGGCAACATTACTTCATGGAAATGGCGATTTTGGCATCCAAACGCAGCACCTGTTTGCGCCGCCACGTGGGTGCCGTGTTGGTGCGCAACAACCAAATCCTCTCCACCGGCTACAACGGCAGCCCCAAGGGGATTTCCCACTGCGCGGAAGTGGGCTGCTTGCGCACTCTGAGAAACGTCCCCTCCGGTGAAAAGCACGAGCTCTGCCGCGGTGTGCATGCCGAACAAAACGCCCTCATCCAATCCGGTCTCAATGGTTCAAGCACCAAGGGGGCGGAGCTATATTGCACCAATCAGCCTTGCAGCATCTGCGCCCGTTTGATCATAAATGCCGAAATCAGAACGGTTTATGTGGCGGATACCTATCCTGATGCATTAGCGGAACAGCTTTTTGCCGAGGCGGGAGTGGAGCTCATCCTTTTTAAGATTAAAACCGGTGATATGACTCGCTTGGTCTGA